In Phaeobacter porticola, one DNA window encodes the following:
- a CDS encoding HNH endonuclease, producing MTSLREYGVGRRHIQQALERFKSRDLGGVTYTPSMNTFIRCPIAFELWDLKPVVRMALRFVDRIIDPNDFTSHRYQSELSSLGFDIVRFDEKRQRQLGMRGFNVDELADPHRVFWSPSMLEQRNALADFTAAKSAKAEVNSVTRSVFVRNSEFSRRVRQAANGVCDACKRKTFQTQSGDWFLEVHHKTWLSEGGTDTIENMVALCPNCHRQEHFGSTRRYW from the coding sequence ATGACCTCACTGCGGGAATACGGCGTTGGGCGACGACATATCCAACAGGCGCTGGAGCGTTTCAAATCTCGGGATCTGGGCGGTGTTACTTATACGCCGTCAATGAATACCTTCATTCGTTGCCCAATTGCGTTTGAATTGTGGGATCTGAAGCCGGTTGTGCGTATGGCTCTACGTTTTGTGGATAGGATTATCGATCCGAATGATTTTACCTCACACCGCTATCAGAGTGAGCTTTCATCGCTTGGATTCGATATTGTCCGCTTTGATGAGAAACGGCAGCGACAGCTCGGTATGCGCGGATTTAATGTCGATGAGCTTGCCGATCCGCATCGGGTGTTCTGGTCGCCGTCGATGCTTGAGCAGCGCAATGCGCTTGCAGATTTTACCGCTGCCAAAAGCGCAAAGGCTGAGGTCAACTCTGTCACCCGTTCCGTTTTTGTACGGAATTCTGAGTTTAGTCGCAGGGTCAGGCAGGCGGCAAACGGGGTTTGTGATGCCTGCAAAAGAAAGACTTTTCAGACACAGAGTGGAGACTGGTTTCTTGAGGTCCATCATAAGACATGGCTGAGCGAAGGCGGCACTGATACGATCGAGAATATGGTTGCTCTCTGCCCCAATTGTCACCGGCAGGAACATTTTGGGTCAACCCGGAGATATTGGTGA
- a CDS encoding sulfite exporter TauE/SafE family protein, translated as MSALTTSLVTTAALLPEPAVLAQMGGLLIVTGAVAGVLAGLLGVGGGIVLVPAFFYVFQTLGYGGDQLMQMCLATSLATIIVTSLRSVMSHNKKGAVDWDILRGWGPGIAIGAIIGVTVASSLRSTTLQALFGVLALVIGLYMAIGRADWRLGQEMPKGARRMILSPMVGFLSVLMGIGGGSFGVPLMSLHATPIHRAVATAAGFGVIIAVPSVIGFLFLPVDPSVRPPLTVGAVNLVAFVVVIAMTLITAPWGVKLAHAMDPKPLKRVFAVFLILVALNMLRKSLGF; from the coding sequence ATGTCAGCCCTGACCACCAGTCTTGTGACCACTGCCGCCCTGCTGCCGGAGCCTGCCGTACTGGCGCAAATGGGCGGTTTGCTGATCGTGACAGGCGCGGTGGCCGGTGTTCTGGCGGGCCTGCTGGGGGTTGGCGGCGGTATTGTTCTGGTGCCTGCGTTTTTCTATGTATTTCAGACGCTGGGATATGGCGGTGATCAGCTGATGCAGATGTGTCTGGCGACCTCTCTGGCGACGATTATCGTGACCTCTCTGCGCTCGGTGATGAGCCACAATAAAAAGGGTGCAGTGGATTGGGACATCCTGCGCGGCTGGGGGCCGGGCATTGCCATTGGCGCCATCATCGGCGTCACGGTGGCGTCCTCTCTGCGCTCGACCACATTGCAGGCGCTGTTTGGTGTGCTGGCGCTGGTGATCGGGCTTTATATGGCTATTGGGCGCGCGGACTGGCGGCTGGGGCAGGAGATGCCAAAGGGTGCACGCCGCATGATCCTGTCGCCCATGGTGGGGTTTCTGTCGGTACTGATGGGCATTGGCGGCGGCAGTTTTGGCGTGCCGCTGATGAGCCTGCATGCAACCCCCATTCATCGCGCGGTGGCGACGGCGGCGGGCTTTGGGGTGATCATCGCGGTTCCGTCGGTGATTGGGTTTCTGTTCCTTCCTGTTGATCCGTCGGTGCGTCCGCCGCTCACTGTTGGGGCGGTCAATCTGGTTGCTTTTGTGGTGGTGATTGCGATGACGCTGATCACTGCCCCCTGGGGGGTCAAGCTGGCCCATGCGATGGACCCGAAACCGCTGAAGCGGGTGTTTGCGGTGTTCCTGATCCTGGTGGCGCTGAATATGCTGCGCAAGTCGCTCGGCTTTTGA
- the dusA gene encoding tRNA dihydrouridine(20/20a) synthase DusA, with translation MANPKNQEKSGFSDVRRAARLSVAPMMDWTDRHCRYLHRLLSKEALLYTEMVTSPALVRGGAMHLLDHSPQEHPVALQLGGSDPVELAQAARFGAEAGYDEINLNCGCPSDRVQSGAFGAVLMKSPDLVADCVAAMRAKVDVEVTVKCRIGVDDQDPQEVLPGFISAIAAAGCERVTIHARKAWLKGLSPKENRDIPPLDYDIVHQMKAEFPQLHISLNGGVASLDEALPHLERGLDGVMIGRAAYHQPSDILSQADPLIFGTGSATDPVAVVGQMLGYIDDQMVQGARLHQITRHMLGLFAGRPGARNWRRVLSEGASRPGADTRLVETALEQVTGIAA, from the coding sequence ATGGCGAATCCAAAAAACCAAGAAAAATCAGGGTTTTCCGACGTACGGCGGGCTGCCCGCCTGTCCGTTGCCCCCATGATGGATTGGACCGATCGCCATTGCCGCTATCTGCACCGGCTGCTGAGCAAAGAGGCGCTGCTTTACACTGAGATGGTAACATCGCCTGCCTTGGTGCGGGGCGGGGCTATGCATTTACTCGACCATTCCCCGCAGGAGCATCCTGTGGCTTTGCAGCTTGGTGGATCGGACCCGGTTGAGCTGGCGCAGGCTGCACGGTTTGGCGCCGAGGCGGGCTATGATGAGATCAACCTCAACTGCGGTTGCCCCAGTGACCGGGTGCAGTCGGGGGCCTTTGGCGCGGTGCTGATGAAATCACCGGATCTGGTGGCCGATTGCGTTGCGGCCATGCGGGCCAAGGTTGATGTCGAAGTCACCGTGAAGTGCCGCATTGGGGTGGATGATCAGGACCCGCAAGAGGTGCTGCCGGGGTTTATTTCCGCCATCGCGGCGGCAGGTTGCGAGCGGGTCACCATCCATGCTCGCAAGGCCTGGCTGAAGGGGCTCAGCCCCAAAGAAAACCGCGATATTCCGCCACTGGACTATGATATCGTGCATCAGATGAAGGCGGAGTTCCCGCAGCTGCATATCTCTCTCAACGGCGGGGTGGCCAGTCTGGATGAGGCGTTGCCGCATCTGGAGCGGGGCCTTGATGGTGTCATGATTGGCCGCGCCGCCTATCACCAGCCCAGCGATATCCTGTCACAGGCGGATCCGCTGATTTTTGGCACCGGCAGTGCTACAGATCCGGTGGCCGTTGTGGGGCAGATGCTGGGGTATATCGACGATCAGATGGTACAGGGGGCCCGGTTGCATCAGATCACCCGGCATATGCTGGGGCTGTTCGCGGGACGGCCCGGTGCGCGCAACTGGCGGCGGGTGTTGTCAGAGGGCGCAAGTCGTCCAGGGGCGGATACCCGACTGGTGGAAACTGCGCTGGAACAGGTGACGGGGATTGCGGCCTGA
- a CDS encoding Crp/Fnr family transcriptional regulator, which translates to MPTTDCQNCPLRNREIFNAMTAEELTFTQGFKTGELVVDPGTTILLEGSNSPQIYTVLKGMGTRYTTLENGRRQVINFVFPGDFIGLQASLMGEMKHSVDATTSMTLCVFRRSETFRLFEQNPARAYDLTWISAVEEHFLGETIASLGQRDASQRIAWALVRIYLRLRAVGLEVGNTVPLAYRQQDLADALGLSLVHTNKRLKALRDAGLSEWQNGVLTIMDLKALADLALVDIEKPEHRPLI; encoded by the coding sequence TTGCCGACCACAGATTGCCAGAATTGCCCCTTGCGAAACCGCGAGATATTCAACGCGATGACCGCAGAGGAACTGACGTTCACCCAAGGGTTCAAAACGGGCGAACTGGTGGTGGATCCCGGCACGACCATTTTGCTGGAGGGATCAAACAGCCCACAGATCTACACTGTGCTCAAGGGAATGGGGACACGCTATACCACCCTTGAAAACGGACGAAGACAGGTGATAAATTTTGTTTTTCCAGGGGATTTCATAGGCTTGCAAGCCAGTCTGATGGGTGAAATGAAACATTCGGTTGACGCCACAACCAGTATGACGCTGTGTGTATTTCGTCGGTCTGAAACATTTCGCCTTTTTGAACAGAACCCGGCGCGGGCGTATGACCTGACTTGGATTTCCGCGGTGGAGGAGCATTTCCTGGGTGAAACCATCGCGTCACTTGGCCAGCGTGACGCGTCGCAGCGGATCGCTTGGGCATTGGTGCGAATCTATCTAAGGTTGCGTGCAGTTGGGCTGGAGGTTGGCAACACCGTGCCGCTTGCCTATCGACAGCAGGATCTGGCTGACGCATTGGGTCTTTCGCTGGTTCACACCAACAAACGTCTGAAGGCGTTGCGCGATGCGGGGCTCTCGGAATGGCAGAACGGGGTCCTGACCATTATGGATCTAAAGGCGCTGGCCGATCTCGCGCTGGTCGATATTGAAAAGCCCGAGCACCGCCCGCTGATCTGA
- a CDS encoding DUF1328 domain-containing protein, whose amino-acid sequence MLGWAITFLVVALVAALLGFGGIAGASAGIAKILFIIFLVLFVIAMVMRALKGKPPV is encoded by the coding sequence ATGCTTGGTTGGGCAATTACGTTTCTGGTTGTAGCACTGGTTGCTGCATTGCTTGGATTTGGTGGGATCGCCGGGGCCTCAGCCGGGATAGCAAAGATCCTCTTCATTATTTTCCTGGTTCTATTTGTCATCGCCATGGTGATGCGTGCCCTGAAAGGCAAACCGCCGGTGTAA
- a CDS encoding hybrid sensor histidine kinase/response regulator, whose amino-acid sequence MRLRENPLLSRSVLITVGLVLALLAVQSVRLGREVLLRLDGLSTAATDSLQWTLSQAEIEHLKLENAVLSARSDEDLSQIRRKFDILYSRIATIRESRTFKPVRDVAENADSLQRVIGRIETLITYIDGPEEALMFGLPRVTEILTENRGDLRKLALSGLSEHARTTEEKRLNLFAILSRLAWVVLALCVALGLTALMMGRLYQRGKRLAERTRFAVSRMRAMITSSLDAILVVGDDGRIQEFNGAAEAIFGYSRAEATGAEMAELIVPEHLRVAHEQGMQSYLSGGEARVIGQGRVQLEAMRKSGEVFPVELSITASNSAEETVFVSYLRDISDRIAAEEDLRHARDEALAGERAKADLLTVMSHEMRTPLTGILGAIELMEDTSITAIQKSYLEAMRHSGDRLMDHVNDVLQLSHLETGVEHEHQRIFNLADLAQELVDSHQGDARRGRNELSLHCNLGPSDDVLGRPVALQQVLVNLIENALQFTSDGAVSIDVQRLGDSDTVEFSIADTGAGIADTDLERIFEDFIRLDASYARRSEGTGLGLAITRRIVVSMGGEITCESELGEGSLFTISLALPASHSAKQSGTASGAPNISDTPKPVAPFAAAAGGPEPVTPSETAAFRILVVEDNEVNRILVERVLTSLGYEVVLASGGAEGVEAARQGAFDLIFMDVSMPEVDGLEATRRIRQQKLAEGIDIVALTAHVASRDHARILDAGLAEVVTKPVKKSTLQEVITRRANSRKVDQPLIAAPPYTTIETVTSTTPSAQSGANESTGPQFNGSGEDASDIAQFFNALGAERGATFLQLYRDEMQRLIDSLDQARELAQPLREEAHRLAGSAAVLGFHDLRTILLDIEHAEADDVPDLARLGEIWQQADIRIRQHLPRQ is encoded by the coding sequence GTGCGGTTACGGGAAAATCCCCTGCTGTCGCGCAGCGTTCTTATCACCGTGGGTTTGGTTCTCGCCTTACTCGCGGTGCAATCCGTTCGGCTGGGGCGTGAGGTGCTTTTGCGACTGGATGGGCTGTCGACTGCTGCCACTGACAGCTTGCAATGGACATTGTCACAGGCCGAGATTGAGCATCTGAAACTGGAAAACGCGGTGCTTTCTGCGCGCAGTGACGAGGATCTATCGCAGATTCGTCGTAAATTTGATATTCTCTACAGCCGTATCGCCACCATTCGCGAAAGCCGGACATTCAAACCTGTGCGCGATGTCGCCGAGAATGCCGATAGTCTACAGCGCGTCATCGGGCGGATCGAGACACTGATCACATATATTGATGGCCCCGAAGAAGCGTTGATGTTCGGCCTTCCCAGGGTGACGGAGATTCTGACGGAAAACCGGGGCGATCTGCGCAAGCTTGCCCTATCGGGATTGAGCGAACATGCGCGCACCACAGAGGAAAAGCGCCTCAACCTCTTTGCGATCCTGTCGCGTCTTGCCTGGGTGGTTCTTGCGCTATGTGTGGCATTGGGGTTGACGGCGCTAATGATGGGGCGGCTCTACCAACGCGGAAAGCGGCTGGCGGAACGCACCCGGTTTGCTGTCAGCCGAATGCGCGCGATGATCACCTCGTCGTTGGACGCCATTCTGGTGGTTGGTGACGACGGGCGCATCCAGGAATTCAATGGCGCGGCAGAGGCTATTTTTGGCTATTCTCGTGCCGAAGCAACGGGTGCAGAAATGGCGGAGCTGATCGTGCCCGAGCATCTGCGCGTGGCCCATGAACAGGGCATGCAATCCTATCTTTCTGGCGGCGAGGCACGCGTCATCGGCCAGGGGCGTGTCCAGCTAGAGGCGATGCGCAAATCCGGTGAGGTGTTTCCGGTGGAATTGTCAATCACGGCTAGCAACTCGGCCGAGGAAACCGTCTTTGTCAGCTACTTGCGGGATATCTCTGACCGTATCGCCGCAGAAGAGGACTTGCGGCACGCCAGAGATGAAGCCTTGGCAGGAGAGCGTGCAAAGGCAGATCTGCTCACCGTCATGAGCCATGAAATGCGCACCCCGCTTACCGGAATTCTGGGCGCGATTGAGCTGATGGAAGACACGTCGATCACAGCGATCCAAAAATCTTATCTGGAGGCGATGCGTCATTCCGGTGACCGGCTGATGGACCACGTTAACGATGTGCTGCAATTGTCGCATCTGGAAACTGGTGTCGAACATGAGCACCAACGGATCTTCAACCTTGCCGATCTTGCGCAGGAATTGGTCGATTCACATCAGGGTGACGCCCGCCGGGGGCGCAACGAGCTCAGCCTGCATTGCAATCTTGGCCCGTCGGACGACGTGCTTGGTCGGCCGGTTGCGCTGCAACAGGTCTTGGTCAACCTGATTGAAAACGCGTTGCAGTTCACCTCCGACGGGGCGGTCTCAATTGACGTACAACGGCTGGGGGACAGCGATACCGTCGAATTCAGCATCGCCGACACCGGCGCGGGCATCGCCGATACAGATCTTGAGCGCATTTTTGAGGATTTTATCCGCCTTGACGCCAGCTATGCGCGCCGCAGCGAAGGCACCGGGCTGGGCCTTGCCATAACACGGCGCATTGTGGTGTCGATGGGGGGCGAGATCACCTGTGAAAGCGAATTGGGAGAGGGGAGCTTGTTCACGATATCGCTGGCACTGCCCGCGTCACATTCGGCGAAACAGTCGGGGACAGCTTCGGGTGCCCCCAACATCAGCGATACACCAAAGCCCGTTGCGCCCTTCGCGGCGGCCGCCGGCGGACCAGAACCCGTGACACCGTCCGAAACAGCCGCATTCAGAATCCTGGTTGTGGAAGACAATGAGGTCAATCGGATCCTTGTCGAACGCGTGCTGACCAGTCTCGGTTACGAGGTGGTCCTTGCATCGGGCGGTGCAGAAGGTGTCGAAGCGGCGCGGCAGGGGGCGTTCGATCTAATTTTCATGGATGTCAGCATGCCAGAGGTTGACGGCCTGGAGGCCACCCGTCGTATACGTCAACAGAAACTCGCTGAAGGTATTGATATCGTGGCACTCACTGCGCATGTCGCCAGTCGCGATCACGCAAGAATTCTGGATGCGGGGCTGGCAGAGGTGGTGACGAAGCCGGTGAAGAAATCAACCTTGCAAGAGGTGATCACGCGCCGTGCCAATTCGCGAAAGGTTGATCAGCCACTCATCGCAGCGCCGCCGTATACGACCATCGAAACGGTCACATCCACCACACCGTCCGCCCAATCGGGGGCCAACGAGAGTACCGGTCCGCAATTCAACGGCTCTGGCGAAGATGCCTCTGATATCGCGCAATTCTTCAATGCACTTGGTGCCGAACGCGGTGCGACGTTCTTACAATTATATCGCGACGAGATGCAGCGTTTGATCGACAGTCTGGACCAGGCCCGCGAATTGGCCCAGCCCCTGCGGGAAGAGGCGCATCGCCTTGCTGGTTCAGCGGCAGTTCTGGGCTTTCACGATTTGCGAACGATACTGCTGGATATTGAACATGCTGAAGCCGATGATGTACCGGATCTGGCCCGGTTGGGCGAGATTTGGCAGCAGGCTGACATCCGCATCCGCCAACACCTGCCGCGGCAATAG
- a CDS encoding molybdopterin-dependent oxidoreductase codes for MRHWYLHIVALVAAVTLLCGVAPTVALAAQSDEAVLTVAVTSPGDDGALRHEFSIEDLRTLPVAQFDTRTIWTSGEQEFTGVSLAALLAHVGVTDAQNGIVVARAINDYAVEIPVADAISGGPMVAYERNGSSMSVRDKGPLWIVYPYDSDPTYRTEAVYSRSIWQLEEITVGQ; via the coding sequence ATGAGACACTGGTATCTCCATATCGTTGCACTGGTTGCAGCCGTCACGTTGCTTTGCGGTGTTGCGCCCACTGTCGCGCTGGCTGCGCAGTCGGACGAGGCAGTTTTGACGGTGGCGGTTACATCACCCGGCGACGACGGTGCGCTGCGTCATGAATTTTCGATTGAGGATCTGCGCACATTGCCGGTCGCGCAATTTGATACTCGGACTATATGGACCTCTGGTGAACAGGAATTCACCGGCGTCAGCCTCGCGGCTCTTCTGGCCCATGTCGGGGTCACAGACGCGCAGAACGGGATTGTCGTGGCGCGCGCCATCAATGACTATGCCGTTGAAATCCCAGTCGCCGATGCGATCAGCGGTGGACCGATGGTGGCCTATGAACGAAATGGGTCATCAATGTCAGTGCGCGACAAGGGCCCTTTGTGGATTGTCTATCCCTACGACAGCGATCCGACATATCGTACCGAAGCTGTCTATTCCCGCAGCATCTGGCAGCTTGAGGAGATCACTGTAGGCCAATGA
- a CDS encoding response regulator transcription factor, producing the protein MRILLADDHDMVRETISAYLKSEGGAAVTSTIDLPGALSEIEENGPYDLVLLDYNMPGMQGLDGLGSALKANGGKGVAIISGSAPNRTAQDALDAGAIGFIPKTMGAQSLLNAVRFMSAGEIYVPVELMRKEAETPAHPLADKLSPREIEVLEGLCRGQSNKEIARELGLQEVTIKLHVRTLCRKLEAKNRTQAALTAKEAGLF; encoded by the coding sequence ATGCGTATTCTATTGGCAGACGATCATGACATGGTACGCGAAACGATCTCGGCCTATCTGAAATCAGAAGGCGGGGCAGCCGTCACATCTACGATTGATTTGCCCGGCGCCTTGAGCGAGATCGAAGAGAACGGCCCATATGATCTGGTCCTTCTTGACTACAACATGCCCGGAATGCAGGGGCTGGACGGGCTTGGCTCCGCGCTGAAGGCCAATGGTGGCAAGGGCGTTGCGATCATCTCAGGAAGCGCGCCCAACCGTACGGCCCAGGACGCGCTGGATGCCGGGGCCATTGGTTTCATCCCGAAAACCATGGGCGCCCAGTCGCTGTTGAATGCCGTGCGGTTCATGAGCGCGGGTGAAATCTATGTCCCGGTTGAGCTGATGCGCAAGGAGGCAGAGACACCTGCCCACCCGCTTGCCGACAAGCTGAGCCCCCGCGAAATAGAGGTTTTGGAGGGTCTGTGTCGTGGCCAGTCGAACAAGGAGATTGCGCGCGAGCTGGGATTGCAAGAGGTGACCATTAAGCTGCATGTGCGAACACTTTGTCGCAAACTGGAGGCCAAGAACCGTACGCAGGCCGCGCTGACGGCGAAAGAGGCAGGCCTGTTTTAG